The sequence gCAGGAAGGAGCGGAGCAAAGGGAGGCGGGCAGGCGGATCGCGAAAGTGGAAGCCCGGCGAGCGGAAAGTTGCCGCGCTGCCCGCAGTAAGTTGGGCGCTTCTGCGGAGCGGGGGCGCTTTCCCTTCCGCCGGCCGCCGCCCGGGCGCTccccgcggggccgcggcggcccGGGCGATGCTGCCCCGctccgccggcgccgcggccccgccgcgctcggGGCCGATGCTGCGGCGGGCAGGGCCCGGCCGGCCGCTGCTCTGAGCCCCGCGGCCCCCGGCCCGCGCTCCGGCCGCCCCGCAGCCGCCACGATGGGGCCGGCGGCCGGCAGCACCgcgctgctgctctgctggctcagcGGCTGCTGCGCGGCCATCAGCTCCATGGACATCGAGCGGCCCGGCGACGGCCGCTGCCAGCCCATAGAGATCCCCATGTGCAAGGATATCGGCTACAACATGACGAGGATGCCCAACCTGATGGGGCACGAAAACCAAAGGGAAGCTGCCATTCAGCTGCACGAGTTTGCCCCCTTGGTGGAGTACGGGTGCCACAGCCATCTGAAATTTTTCCTGTGCTCCCTCTACGCCCCGATGTGCACGGAGCAGGTTTCCACCCCGATCCCAGCCTGCAGGGTGATGTGCGAGCAGGCGAGGCTGAAGTGCTCCCCGATCATGGAGCAGTTCAATTTTAAGTGGCCGGACTCCTTGGACTGCAGCAAGCTGCCCAAAAAGAACGACCCCAATTACCTGTGCATGGAAGCCCCCAACAACGGGTCGGATGAGCCGCCCAGGGGCTCCAGCATGCTGCCACCCATGTTTCGTCCCCAGCGGCCCAGCAGCGGCCACgatctgcagcagcacaaggacagCCTGAGCAGGGCGTCCTGCGAAAACCCCGGCAAGTTCCACCATGTGGAAAAGAGCGCTTCCTGCGCGCCGCTCTGCACGCCGGGGGTTGATGTCTACTGGAGCCGGGATGACAAACAGTTTGCTGTCATTTGGATTGCCATCTGGTCCATTCTGTGCTTCTTCTCCAGCGCTTTCACTGTGCTCACTTTTCTCATAGATCCTCAGCGTTTCAAGTACCCCGAGAGGCCCATTATCTTCCTGTCCATGTGCTACTGCGTCTACTCGGTGGGGTACATCATCCGCCTCTTCTCAGGTGCTGAAAGCATtgcctgtgacagggacagcggCCAGCTCTATGTCatccaggaggggctggagagcacCGGCTGCACCATTGTGTTCCTGGTTCTCTATTACTTTGGCATGGCCAGCTCCTTGTGGTGGGTGATCCTGACCCTGACTTGGTTTCTGGCGGCTGGGAAGAAGTGGGGGCACGAGGCAATCGAAGCCAACAGCAGCTACTTCCACCTGGCAGCCTGGGCCATCCCGGCTGTGAAGACCATCATGATCCTGGTGATGAGGAGGGTGGCTGGGGACGAGCTGACAGGGCTCTGCTATGTTGGCAGCATGGATGTGAACGCCTTGACGGGGTTTGTGCTCATTCCTTTGGCTTGTTATCTAATCATTGGCacttcttttattctttctggCTTCGTGGCCCTTTTTCATATCAGGAGGGTGATGAAAACAGGTGGAGAAAACACCGACAAGTTGGAGAAGCTTATGGTCAGGATTGGTGTCTTCTCAGTCTTGTATACAGTGCCTGCAACTTGCGTGATAGCTTGCTATTTTTATGAGAGATTGAACATGGATTACTGGAAAATTGTGGCAACTCAACAGAAATGCAAGATGAACAATCAGACTAAAAATTTAGACTGCATGATGAATAACTCTATCCCAGCAGTAGAAATTTTTATGGTCAAAATTTTTATGTTGTTAGTTGTGGGCATTACTAGTGGCATGTGGATCTGGACTTCCAAGACTCTTCAATCCTGGCAAAATGTTTGTAGTCGGAGATTGAAGAAGAGAAGTAGGAGAAAACCCGCAAGTGTTATTACGAGTAGTGGGATCTACAAAAAACCTCAACATCCACAGAAAACTCACCTTGCAAAATATGAATCAACATTACAGCCGCCCACCTGTGTGTGACCAGGTTTTAGAAAAGACTGTATCTCACCTCACAGACTTACAAATGTCCACAGTAGCagtcagaaatttaaaaatgaatggTGCTTTTTTTGTCAGAACATTTTAATATCTCAAGGCACAAAAATGTATCATGCTGAATTCAGGACCTGGTGAAAAACTGAAGGTAAATGTACTCATGGAAAGGTTTTATGTGAAAGAAATATTGTGAATTAAAACAGTCTGTTCTGTTACTAATTTGTAGTTAAGAATCACATCCATCCCtcagattaaaaacaaaacagcaacataaaaacaaaaccaaacacaacaaCCAACACTTATTTAACTTCTTCATGTAGCTGGGCTGGattttctccagctctctgagtAACAAGGTATAGCCAAGTTTTAGGGAGCAGTGCTTTGATTTTAGAAGTGCCCAAGTGAGCATTgtccctgcagggaaggaggaggccTATCCTGGGTGAGGATGCTCTCTGGGAAAACAACCTCCGTGCTAACCTTAAACCCTTCTCAGCTCCTCTCAGCCCACTGGGCTTCGAGTGCCTAAAAATAGGCTCGATCTATAATGCTCACCAATATTCTTTCACCAAAAGAGAAACTTCCTGCACCAGACACAAACTTTGTGAATAAGAATAATGtgcaatacatttttttttcttaccatgACATGAAAAGAGAAACAAGTATTTTGCTGTACATAAAGACAACAAAAGAAATCTCTTAACAAAAGAACTAAGAGGTCTAGTCCTCAGAAACCCTTTAGTGTTAcattttgtggctttttaatGGAAATCAAGCCAATGTTATACACGTTTGGACTGatttgtgcaaaaaaaaagggagggatCAATTCAAAGAGACCCAAAGGGCTTATTGACTCTTTCTATTGTTAAACAAATTCTCACTATGAATAGATCAAGAAGCACTAGATTCTGCAAAGGGAAGCTTTGTATAGAGTGATGCTCTTTActgtgctgggggtgcacagTTCTCTGCTGTATATATTTGTAAtatacaattatttttcatgctccactattttattaaaaataaaatatgttctttAGTTTGATAATTTTGTGTGTTCTAAACTTTCTCTGATGTGCTTTGCAGTTAATAAACTTGTTTCCTGGATCATTTGGTAAAAGCACACTTTGAATATAATAATTGTTGTTATACTTGCCTGCAAGTATAAATAGAGAGAACAGTAATTTACTCGAAAGAAATTGCAAGGTGGAATGAAATAAATGGATTTTGAAGGTGCATGTTTCTGTGAGCCTCTGCAACTGAGAAAACAGACTGGGCTTTAGTGCTGTAAAAAGCTGCAGCGtgtagagcaggagcgtgtttACAAAGCGCTGAGATTACAGCAGTGATCCTCGCTTAACAGCCCTTTAAAATTTGCATAGGCTACGTTCAGCATGTTAAAGATCGCTGCCTCACTTCACCCAGCTGGAACACAACTCAGTCCCTACCCTGCGGGGATTGCCCCCTTTCCAACACCGCTGGAAGTATCGCCATCTGTGGAAGGACTTAGGGGACACCGGGACATACaaatgcaggatttgaatgctgCTTGGGGGAAGTTACCTGCTGAAGCTCAGACTGTGAAGACATTTTCAAGAAGTTTTTAGTGGCGTGTCTTGTTGTGTGAGGCTGAAGTTTTCCCTGCGGTTTTCCGGGTGATGCCAGGCTGGGTGATCAGCTGGTGAAGCAGGGGTAGAACCTCCCTTTctcacccagctgctccagaaaaGATCCCTTTGTCTGGGATCTCATCACAGAGAGAACAGATCTTAATGGGAGAGTGGGGATCCTTGTGACAGTCATGTTGTGGCTGGGAATTTGCCCACAAAAGGTTCTTTAgtagtggtttggtttttcaaCTTATCTGTGCAGTGTGACAGATAAATTCTTGCCTTTTTGTACTCATTTGAAGTGTTCCCAGCAGTGATGAGGAACTTGAGTGGCAGAAATGATCTTGCAGCTATTATCAATAATCTTCATGTCTAAAGTGCACATAGATAAAGCAGTTTTGATACAGAATTCATCTtttgaggaagagaaaagatcttttttctcttttgtgccACTGTTTGACACAGGGCTTTGAGATGGCCTGGAAGTTAATCCTGTCAGAGGACACTGTGCTGCAGCCAAAGTAGGACATTGCACTAAACAAATCCACTTGTGAAACTACTGAATTAATGCCCGTGCAGCTGTGTACGCTCCAGCTAGAGCAATGGCACTAGATCCTGAGAAATACAGAGTTTTGAAATCACCTGTGTGTTGCAGGAAGCCTTCAGGTGTGTGTCACCTGAGGGAGTTCACACCTGACAAGGCCAGTGCTGGCTTCAGCAGGACAGGTTTGTTCAGGGAATGTCCCAGGCTTCTCTCCAGCCTGCATCAGTCACTGCAATAAACACCTCACTCTTCTGTGGGCCACAGAATATTATTTGCTTCATTGTTGATGATGAATTCCTACAGCCTGCTGTCAGGATTCTGAAGAGAAAGAAGTGCAGATAGATGTTGAGCTgtggctgagctcctgctgccattcTGAGTTTGTTCAATTGTCAGCTCGGGTCCTTCATTGccaccagggcagagctgcacctTTTCCTCTGAGAATGACAAATGGTGCTTGGTTGGAGGCATTGTGTAACAGATAGATCCTTGCTAAACTGTAAACCAAGTgttcagattttatttattcttgcAGTTATTCAGGAGTTATTTAGGGAGGTTACTGGTAAGCAAATGAGATTCCTCAAGTACATAATGATGGTGATTCTTTACATCAGGACTAGTGCACTGTAAATGCAGCAGAATGTAATGATTGGCTTTGATGACATCTTAAGAATTAATTCATTCAGAAATTGCACTTCTTGCTGTCCCATAGCTCCTAACAGTCTTAACAGTTTAATACTGAAGTTGCTATTTAAGGAATTGGAAGCTTATTCCTGTTAAAGGAAAGTGATTTacttattttcaaaacaattaatttaatACAGTTATTAATAATCAACACAAATTTGTATTCTTGTCTTAGAAGGCTGCATATTAGTTACATGATAATAATACTAAAAGTCATTAAGGCAACATCTCAAAAATATtaaacttctttatttttcacagtaattttatcttttagtgAAATCgtgtttgaatttttatttgttgaATTTTATAGAATTTTTCTTTACTGCCAAGGGCCAATAGGTATTTGCTTATCTCAGACTTTTAGGAAAAGTGTCTGCATGTGGTTATTTTAACAATCCAGTCACTCCATGGGAAACTTGTTGAGGAAGAAATGTCCAGTGGCATTTATCAGATAAAAGTTATAAAAGAAATGCATTCTGTTGGTGTGTGCATACACCAATTCAAGAACCAGATGTTTGCCACAGGCTTGTgagcaggcagaggaaaggcagaaagTTCCTTTTTCTGGCAAAGGTAGCTTGGTACAACAGTGTGATTTACTGGGGAGAGATTAATGAGGCAAGAGTATGAGATCAgcgggggaaaatgggattcagggcaaaaccccacaaacttCTAATTAAGATGGTAAAACTCTTGTTTCTCAGTGCAATGCTGATGCTTCTCATaaccagaaaaacaattaaGCTGAGCATTTGCAGGTTTAGACCTGACATGTTGGGACACTCGGAGCTGTAGAGTGCAGGCACCGCGGCTGAGAGGATGtgaggggctcagcccaggAATGTTCAGATCCCTTATCAGGCTCTGCCCAAACAGCATTTCATGTGTCTGTTATTATGCAGCCATTATTCACATCTGGCTGTcatccctggctgcagagagcaggagcagcccggGAACAGCCGGGTCTGACACAcaccctgctccccagccctgagcacccctgcctgccaggggaTGGCTCTGCACTGGTGGCACATTCCTGCTCAGGTGGCCTTGTGATGGCAGGTGGTCTCCAGCAACAGATGGACGAGCTCCAGTGTGTTtcagtttaaaacattttcacatttcttaaaaaaaaattgaaacgtTATCCTCGTGTAATGTTTTTAAGTATTGCAGACAGAGTAACCAAGTTATTAACAGTGACAGATGATAAATCAGGGCATCCTTTAAAAGGTGGGTGATGGTGATTATGTGGTCTTGGAGCTTGCTTTGATCAGAAGTGACAGCCCTGTAAGGTCTGTGCCACTCAATCCCCCCTGAAGGGAGATCAGCACCTGTTTGCACTTTGAGGCTCCTCTACCTCCCACTGCCTTCCAGCACTATTTCATCTTTTTTAACACACTTGATGTTGATTAGCTTTAAGCAAAGTCATTATTCATTTACAAAACACTCCTTGATGGAGCTGCCTCTGAACTGTACTTCAGTGGCAGTGTTTGTGCTGTAACAGGTCAGGAGGTATCAGCATCCCCATTACAGGAGCTTTATTTTCAGGAAGCCACAAGTTCCAATCAGTCTGAGTGCTAATATTAACCTGGTTTCCATGTTTTTTTGGTCCAGACAATGGTACATGCTGCCCTTGGATCTGTTCCGTGTCTGTTCTCTGGCCTGCTGTACCTTCACACGTTTATCCAGCAGAAACACAGGATCAGCTCAGCGAAACAAACAGGTCCTGCTTTGGTAGATCCCATTTCAGCAGTAAATACTGCTCAAACAGCTTTAAGTCCTGCGTGGGAAGTGGAATGGATATTTCCAGAAGCAGCACAAGAGGGCTTTGATCCACCAGGGGCTGTACAAATCCCAGATGAGTGCCCATGGTCACTGCCGGTTGTGGAGCAGGATTTGGGACGGGCAGATGTGAAttcctgggcaggcagcagggtgggatcaGGCAGTCCCAGTGCTCTGAGAACAGATGTGGCTCCTGgggccagctctgcctttcctgtgGTGCAAAGCTGAAGCTTTGGGGAGCTGTACATCAAAGGCAGGACGGGGCAACCCTTGTGTGTGTTTGTAGGGCATTGTTTAAAGAGGAATTCCTTCAGTTTGTTGTCACtagttttttccttccattcttCAAGATCTTCTCACAGATCTGCTCTGCTGAAGTCAATGGGTGTCCAGCTAAATTCAGTGTAGGCTTTGAATCAAACTTCCTATCTCAGGGAAGGCATGAGCTACAGGAAAAGTcgttattttgattttgtttttcccacCTCAGAGCATCTTTTGAAAGTCCTGATGTGACATAAATTCATGATATAGGAAAAAGTATCAGTGAACAAAACAAATTCAgttatattttcaaaatgcgCTGCTGTGTTAGAATGGACAAAGCCCAGTATGTTGCAAAAGCACCTGTCCcttcaaaatgaaattcagaaataCTGGATGTCGATAATGTTGGAATGAAGgcttatttttgtattttcttttagcaTATTTTGGCTTTTTGAGAACACATAGCTCTTGCAAGATGCTCAGTATTAATAAATCTGCATTTCCTGCTGGTGAGGCAGCTCCCCAGAGACTCTCCAGCCAGTTCCCATccttgctctgcctgtgcctctctcaggggctcagagctgcagcaggcacagagctaACGAGGAGCTGGGTGTGCAGTgcccctcgctcctcctcccctccctgagcagcacctctgtcccccttcccctctcccccgGTGCTGAGCAGGCTTTCATCATCTGCATGAGcctgctccccttcccctcctctcgAGTGATGCCTCCCTCAGTCTCTAATCTGCCCACACACAGCTCTCTGTGCTACTGGCCAGGACCTGCCGCTGCTTTGAGCTTTTTTTGTTCCACACAAACGAAAAGAGATTTCAAAACTTgtgttttatctttcttttttgggTAAAGACTGTGGAAAGAAGCAGAGATTCAAAGTTCTGGGCTACCAAAGGTGCTGATGAACACAGGAGACTGTCAAGAAGGGACTGCCAGTTCTGAGCAGGTGCCTTAAACTTGAAAATACTCTTTTGTGGAACAGAGACATTGTTTGCTTCTGTCTTgtatatttgttattttatagCTTCTTTATCTGAGACTAATGTCTGTGTGAAGtgaaaaacaggaaagggaCAAAGAACATTGACCAGTTGATATTTTATCAGGGGGAAAACACCCCCCACCTTTGACTCCGAAGCTCTGAGCCTGAGGAGAGCTTTGTGTGCCTCAGAGTTGGCTTTTCCCAGCTAGACCCAGCTGCCCCGGCAGGAGCATTGCAGCTGCCCTCAGCCTGGCTCCTCatctcctgagctgctcccagctccagcagcgcTGCTCTGACAGCTGCATCACAACGACAGCGACTGTGACTCCCTGTGTTCTAGAAACAAATTCCAGACCTGGCCCTGGTCACTGCACTAGTTTGATAACATGAGAGTCATGGCATTGACATCTGGACCTTTGACACTCTTTCAGTTACgccatttcttccttttcagatTTTAGtggtcaaaatatttttgtttgataTTGACAACATTTTGTCTtgcaaatggatttttaaagaaCAGATTTCTATTGGGGTTTAACACCTTTAATTACTGCAGGTGTTGGGGGTGGTTTTAATCatgtaatctttttttctttttaaaattacattaaagaaCCTTGTTCTTCAGGATCCTGATTTTAACAATGAGATATGACAGTTCCCTTAGACTTCTCATCCTTTTGCAACAATCTTAAAGCagccttttttgtttcttcaatAAGCCTTTCTTGTTTGACATAAGACATGttagtaatatttttataagtTATTCATCGACAACTAGGAGAGAATAAAAACCAAGCTACATGTCTACATacactttttattttggaattaaTGGATTCAATTTGAAACCAGGtaaaaaatgctatttaatCAAGTATAGGCATGGTGTATAGGCAAGTTTAAGGTCAGAACACTGCACCAAATAAATCTGAATTGTGGGATTTGGAAGATCAAGTATCACTCTAGATTGTTTTGTGCACACAAATCCTTTTAGGTGCTTTTAGCCATTTCCTGTTAGCAATTCTGCAGCTGAGTTGCAGGATGATGCAGCCCCATGAGCAGGGTGCAGTAGCACCATTGTGTGTCCTCACAGCAATTCCAGACAAGAAAGAGGTGCAGCCAGTTTATggaacagcccttgtgctgaggatttgggattttcattcccagctcagggatttttgggagctCTCTGAAACGTGGCTTGCTCTTTCCCCTGTCTCTTTTACATCTTTATGTGAAGCCatccagagctgagctctgcattCCAGGGGCCACGGAGCAGACCAGCAGATCAGTCACAAGCAAAGAATCATCCAGTTGATTTCATTAGGAAGGGTGTTTCAGCTGGGCTTCAGCTGACTTTCAGCTTAGCTACTCTGGAGCAGCTCTTGAGATGTTGAAATCTTCACTGAAACACACAAATAGGAATTCCCAAGTGCAGTGAGTGCCCCCCATCAGCCAGGGACAGTGCAAACTGTGCTGCTCGGAATTTGGGAGGTCTCTGACCAAACAGaggctcctgtgctgcagctcttgtGCTGTAGGGAGCAGTTGTGTGCTGAGATAGGAACATCAAGAGTGCACCAAATTTTACGTTTCTTTTCACACTCTGTAATAGCTCTTCAAGGACCTCCTTTGCATATCTAACAAGGAGAACTGTGGGAAAGAGACTTCTGAGTCCTGAGTGCTGTAGGGTTGTCTTTGATAGCGAGTTTCACAAGAAAGTAAACACTGACTGTGTCTGTATGGAGTGAGGCAAAACTGCAATCTGTGAGCTCCTCcagaaaagagaggagaaggaaaactgaGCACAGGCAGTAAACAGGCTAAAGATCCTGAGAACAGAGccacaggagaggaggaaggagaaaatgcCTCAAGGGAGTTGGCATTGTTTAAGTTCTGAGGCTAGAGATGCACAAACTCAACTATTTATTTTTGCCCATTAATCTAATCTGGTGCCCAGGAGTTTGGGTTCCATTGCACTGCTCTGATCCCCTGctctcacagacacagaaagGCAGTCAGGGTTTTGATTCCACGCTTCCCTGGTTATCCTGGGTAACTGCATCAGTATTTGGAGTGGAATCATTGTGTAGCTCTATGCACATATCTCACACAATTAGAAGAGTATCACAGTGTGACAACTTTTGATAAACTGAAGTTACCAATGTATGGTTTTTGAAACAAATCACAGTGCAGTGGCAAGAGAAGGTCTGAAGAATAATCAAATTCAGAATTCCAGCCATTACTGGTTTTGTTAATTAACTTATCTGGGGCAACAGGTTCTTCTGCATATTTCTTTGACAATTCCACCCTTAGAGCCCACAGAGTCTGGACGGTGAAGGGGTGTATTGCATAGCTCTTTGATCAGTTTTGAAAACTCCTCAAAGCCCTTCATTTGCAGGATATGATAAAACCAAGCTTAAGGCAGAAGGAGGCACATCCTTTACTCCTTTTTTTAACTTCCAAATTCAGCTTCACACGGACTggctcccaggagcagggagggtttAAATACcagtggtggcagtgacagttttggggtttgtctGTGTTTTGGGACCAGTGGGAAGTGACCCTGGAGGCAGAAGCTCAGGTCTCGGTTTGGCAGCCCTGTCAATGGCCCTGTCCTGCAAGGGACCCCCCTCTGTTGCTGTTcccacctccctgtgctgctggggctcctcGGCCCCGTTTCGAGCATCAAAGAGCTGCTGTTTGAAATGCAGCCCTAAGCAAACTCTCCGTGTCTGCAGCAGAACTCGGGATGCAGGAGA comes from Molothrus aeneus isolate 106 chromosome 18, BPBGC_Maene_1.0, whole genome shotgun sequence and encodes:
- the FZD10 gene encoding frizzled-10; translated protein: MGPAAGSTALLLCWLSGCCAAISSMDIERPGDGRCQPIEIPMCKDIGYNMTRMPNLMGHENQREAAIQLHEFAPLVEYGCHSHLKFFLCSLYAPMCTEQVSTPIPACRVMCEQARLKCSPIMEQFNFKWPDSLDCSKLPKKNDPNYLCMEAPNNGSDEPPRGSSMLPPMFRPQRPSSGHDLQQHKDSLSRASCENPGKFHHVEKSASCAPLCTPGVDVYWSRDDKQFAVIWIAIWSILCFFSSAFTVLTFLIDPQRFKYPERPIIFLSMCYCVYSVGYIIRLFSGAESIACDRDSGQLYVIQEGLESTGCTIVFLVLYYFGMASSLWWVILTLTWFLAAGKKWGHEAIEANSSYFHLAAWAIPAVKTIMILVMRRVAGDELTGLCYVGSMDVNALTGFVLIPLACYLIIGTSFILSGFVALFHIRRVMKTGGENTDKLEKLMVRIGVFSVLYTVPATCVIACYFYERLNMDYWKIVATQQKCKMNNQTKNLDCMMNNSIPAVEIFMVKIFMLLVVGITSGMWIWTSKTLQSWQNVCSRRLKKRSRRKPASVITSSGIYKKPQHPQKTHLAKYESTLQPPTCV